One segment of Haloplanus natans DSM 17983 DNA contains the following:
- a CDS encoding rhomboid family intramembrane serine protease: protein MTLALTAAFLLAYRLEQNIAYAFDITPRQLVTLDTVPANALTQMFAPALHASGDHLVATLVWVVPFGYFCERRRPWPDYVGFVVVAGFLTTTLVPTLFVVLGVAPGLGIGGSGVAHALVGREAAARLQSLPEWRSLSRVEAGILAVAVLGLALNLLGFLNPPARASVVGHATGLVVGVIAGVGERYVSVSGG, encoded by the coding sequence GTGACCCTAGCGCTGACGGCCGCGTTTCTCCTCGCGTACCGCCTCGAACAGAATATCGCGTACGCCTTCGACATCACGCCCCGACAACTCGTCACGCTCGATACGGTCCCGGCGAACGCGCTCACGCAGATGTTCGCGCCCGCCCTCCACGCGAGCGGCGACCACCTCGTCGCCACGCTCGTGTGGGTCGTCCCCTTCGGCTACTTCTGCGAACGCCGCCGGCCCTGGCCGGACTACGTCGGCTTCGTCGTCGTCGCGGGCTTTCTCACGACGACGCTCGTCCCGACCCTGTTCGTCGTCCTCGGCGTCGCGCCCGGCCTGGGCATCGGCGGAAGCGGCGTCGCCCACGCGTTGGTGGGGCGCGAGGCCGCCGCACGCCTCCAGTCGCTGCCGGAGTGGCGGTCGCTCTCGCGCGTCGAGGCCGGGATTCTGGCCGTTGCGGTCCTCGGGCTGGCGCTCAACCTGCTGGGCTTTCTGAACCCCCCGGCTCGCGCGAGCGTCGTCGGCCACGCGACGGGGCTGGTCGTGGGGGTGATCGCCGGTGTCGGGGAGCGGTACGTGTCGGTGAGTGGGGGGTGA
- a CDS encoding ornithine cyclodeaminase family protein has translation MGVTLYSRADVERRLDLEEALDVVERTYAESARGRVLNPSKLTMHLGDDGGWPDADAFSIDMPAYVDWLGVAGTKWAVATWDADTQPPISSLVLLFDLDRGAFTAVMEGMYLTGVRTAVQSVVGLRRLMATEPTTVGVVGAGFQARFQLLVIDHLLDIETFRLYDVDGERARSLAAAVDPELAAATVVEDAPASVADSDAVVTVTDSKTPVLDEAWLDEPSLVVALGSYRELSDATIRGADHLVVDHPEQCLQRGALADLATRGELGAEDLDATIGDVVDGGYRPSIGRDERVVFVPIGVGALDVAIAEHLRREEGTDALDEFDFV, from the coding sequence ATGGGCGTGACGCTATACTCCAGAGCGGACGTAGAACGCCGACTCGACCTCGAGGAGGCGTTGGACGTGGTGGAACGGACGTACGCCGAGAGCGCACGGGGGCGGGTGCTGAATCCGTCGAAGCTGACGATGCATCTCGGCGACGACGGCGGGTGGCCGGACGCGGACGCGTTCTCGATCGATATGCCCGCGTACGTCGACTGGCTCGGCGTCGCGGGGACGAAGTGGGCCGTCGCGACGTGGGACGCCGACACACAGCCGCCGATCAGTTCGCTCGTGTTGCTGTTCGACCTCGACCGCGGCGCGTTCACCGCGGTCATGGAGGGCATGTATCTGACCGGCGTCCGCACGGCCGTACAGTCCGTCGTCGGGCTGCGACGGCTGATGGCGACTGAGCCGACGACGGTCGGCGTCGTCGGTGCCGGGTTTCAGGCCCGGTTTCAACTCCTCGTGATCGACCACCTGCTCGATATCGAGACGTTCCGGCTCTACGACGTCGACGGTGAGCGCGCCCGCTCGCTCGCAGCGGCCGTCGACCCGGAGCTTGCCGCGGCCACGGTCGTCGAGGACGCGCCCGCGAGCGTCGCCGACAGCGACGCCGTCGTGACCGTCACGGATTCAAAGACGCCGGTGTTAGACGAGGCGTGGCTCGACGAGCCGTCGCTCGTCGTCGCGCTCGGCTCGTACCGGGAGTTGTCGGACGCGACGATACGCGGGGCCGATCATCTCGTCGTCGACCATCCGGAGCAGTGTCTCCAGCGTGGCGCGCTGGCCGACTTGGCCACGCGGGGCGAACTCGGCGCCGAGGACCTGGACGCGACGATCGGCGACGTGGTCGACGGCGGGTACCGGCCGTCGATCGGACGCGACGAGCGGGTCGTCTTCGTTCCCATCGGGGTCGGCGCCCTCGACGTCGCCATCGCCGAACACCTGCGCCGCGAAGAGGGCACCGACGCACTCGACGAGTTCGATTTCGTCTGA
- a CDS encoding ABC transporter ATP-binding protein, giving the protein METHTHRALHGPPRRRGDRPPEDVRLRSRPRRRLLLDPVGCRLRLPRPERRREDDDDSTTDRPLEPHERRRPHPRRPRRRPASRRRPRRLPPRNTAAVRRVQRPRTADVRRRPSRHPDRIADYLERFDLAADADKRIDAYSKGMRRKTAFVQSVLHDPDVLFLDEPTSGLDPRAARRIRESITALADDGTTVFLSTHVLPVAEAVADEIGVLFDGRLVAEGTPADVTARAETAGGSLEDAFLAVTNAHEHDRAVPDE; this is encoded by the coding sequence ATGGAAACCCATACCCATCGTGCCCTCCACGGACCGCCCCGCCGTCGAGGCGACCGCCCTCCGGAAGACGTACGGCTCCGAAGTCGCCCTCGACGGCGTCTCCTTCTCGATCCCGTCGGGTGTCGTCTACGGCTTCCTCGGCCCGAACGGCGCCGGGAAGACGACGACGATTCGACTACTGACCGGCCTCTCGAACCCCACGAGCGGCGACGTCCGCATCCACGGCGACCCCGTCGACGACCGGCGAGCCGTCGCCGGCCGCGTCGGCTACCTCCCCGAAACACCGCCGCTGTACGACGAGTTCAGCGCCCGCGAACAGCTGACGTACGTCGCCGACCTTCGCGACATCCCGACCGTATCGCCGACTATCTGGAACGGTTCGACCTCGCCGCCGACGCCGACAAGCGGATCGACGCCTACTCGAAAGGGATGCGACGCAAGACGGCGTTCGTCCAGAGCGTCCTCCACGATCCGGACGTGCTCTTTCTGGACGAACCGACCTCGGGACTCGATCCGCGTGCGGCCCGCCGCATCCGCGAGTCGATCACCGCGCTCGCCGACGACGGGACGACCGTCTTCCTCTCGACGCACGTTCTCCCCGTCGCGGAGGCCGTCGCCGACGAAATCGGCGTGCTGTTCGACGGGCGCCTCGTTGCCGAAGGGACGCCCGCCGACGTGACGGCGCGCGCCGAGACGGCGGGGGGATCGCTCGAAGACGCCTTCCTCGCGGTGACGAACGCCCACGAACACGACCGGGCGGTCCCCGACGAATGA
- a CDS encoding guanosine monophosphate reductase, translating into MDDVRTGLSYGDVLLVPKRSAVDSRDDVDLSTTLTPTVRLETPLVSAAMDTVTEAPMACELSRAGGLGVIHRFLTPEEQASQVAEVAAAGERAAAAVGIDEDYVARAELLVDAGVDALVVDVAHGHLERALDAVEALTEAFPATDLVAGNVATPTGVADLAAAGADCVKVGIGPGSHCTTRKVAGAGVPQLTAVDDCASVAADHGVTLCADGGIRNSGDAVKALLAGADTVMLGSLFAGTDEAPGRVVEVDGTRYKRSRGMATTAADEAREDKSNDIDADEGVEALTPYKGPVAGVVEEFCAGIRSGLSYCGGHTVAEARETAEFVRVAPGAKEREGFHADHDWEGVTVDSGGEAD; encoded by the coding sequence ATGGACGACGTACGCACCGGATTGAGCTATGGAGACGTGTTGCTGGTCCCGAAGCGGTCGGCGGTCGACAGCCGCGACGATGTCGACCTCTCGACGACGCTCACGCCGACCGTCCGGCTCGAGACACCGCTCGTCTCGGCGGCGATGGACACCGTGACCGAGGCGCCGATGGCGTGCGAACTCAGTCGCGCGGGCGGACTCGGCGTCATCCACCGATTTCTCACGCCCGAGGAACAGGCGAGTCAGGTAGCCGAGGTGGCGGCGGCGGGCGAACGGGCCGCCGCCGCCGTCGGTATCGACGAGGACTACGTCGCCCGTGCCGAGTTGCTGGTCGATGCGGGTGTCGACGCCCTCGTCGTCGACGTGGCGCATGGCCACCTCGAACGGGCACTCGACGCCGTCGAGGCGCTCACCGAGGCGTTTCCGGCCACCGACCTCGTCGCCGGGAACGTCGCGACGCCGACCGGCGTCGCGGACCTCGCGGCCGCCGGTGCCGACTGCGTGAAAGTCGGGATCGGTCCGGGGTCACACTGCACCACCCGCAAAGTCGCCGGGGCCGGCGTGCCACAACTGACCGCGGTCGACGACTGTGCGAGCGTCGCCGCCGACCACGGCGTGACGCTCTGTGCGGACGGCGGCATCCGCAACTCCGGCGACGCGGTGAAGGCCCTGCTGGCCGGTGCGGACACCGTGATGCTCGGGAGTCTCTTCGCCGGCACGGACGAGGCACCGGGTCGCGTCGTCGAGGTGGACGGCACGCGGTACAAGCGGTCACGGGGGATGGCGACGACGGCCGCGGACGAGGCCCGCGAGGACAAGTCGAACGATATCGACGCCGACGAAGGGGTCGAGGCACTGACGCCGTACAAGGGGCCGGTCGCGGGGGTCGTCGAGGAGTTCTGTGCCGGCATTCGTTCCGGGCTCTCGTACTGTGGCGGCCACACGGTCGCCGAAGCCCGCGAAACAGCCGAATTCGTCCGGGTGGCGCCGGGTGCGAAAGAACGCGAAGGCTTCCACGCCGACCACGACTGGGAAGGCGTGACCGTCGACAGCGGGGGCGAGGCCGACTGA
- the solA gene encoding N-methyl-L-tryptophan oxidase: MTPDHDVIVLGVGGMGSAAASHLARRGTDVLGIERFDVPHAKGSSHGVTRIIRVPQFKHPDYVPLAQRSLDLWTDLEAEHDRQLFYRTGSLDFGPPDSDVFTGSKESCAVHDLEHTVLTGRELTERPGGLDLPDEYRAVYQPDGGFAHAEQSVVAHVQAAQKRGATIRARERVHEWTADESGVCVVTDRGTYTAETLVTTVGAWTGELFPTLDPILAPERQVLGWFQPTAPERFTPERFPVFVADVPEGNYYGFPAFEVPGFKLGKHHHCGETGAVEELRREPTRDDEAVLRRFADEYVPAGTGPTMRLVDCLYTNTPDRDFLLDRHPDHDNVVVGAGFSGHGFKFAPVVGEILADLAMEGTTEHPIDRFAIPRFDR; this comes from the coding sequence ATGACGCCCGACCACGATGTCATCGTCCTCGGCGTCGGCGGCATGGGGAGTGCGGCCGCGTCACATCTGGCCCGGCGCGGCACCGACGTCCTCGGTATCGAACGGTTCGACGTGCCACACGCGAAGGGCTCCTCACACGGCGTGACGCGTATCATCCGCGTGCCACAGTTCAAGCACCCGGACTACGTTCCGCTCGCCCAGCGGTCGCTCGACCTGTGGACGGATCTGGAGGCCGAACACGACCGACAGCTGTTCTATCGCACTGGCTCGCTCGATTTCGGGCCGCCCGATAGCGACGTGTTCACCGGGTCGAAGGAGTCCTGTGCGGTCCACGACCTCGAACACACGGTGTTGACCGGCCGGGAACTGACCGAACGACCGGGGGGACTCGACCTGCCGGACGAGTATCGGGCGGTCTACCAGCCCGACGGCGGGTTCGCTCACGCCGAGCAGTCCGTCGTCGCCCACGTCCAAGCGGCACAGAAACGGGGCGCGACGATCCGCGCCCGCGAACGCGTCCACGAGTGGACGGCGGACGAATCCGGCGTCTGCGTCGTCACCGACCGCGGAACGTACACCGCGGAGACACTCGTTACCACCGTCGGGGCGTGGACGGGCGAACTGTTTCCGACGCTCGACCCGATTCTCGCCCCCGAGCGACAGGTTCTCGGATGGTTCCAGCCGACCGCCCCCGAGCGGTTCACGCCCGAGCGGTTCCCCGTGTTCGTCGCGGACGTGCCCGAGGGCAACTACTACGGGTTCCCCGCCTTCGAAGTGCCGGGGTTCAAACTCGGCAAACACCACCACTGCGGCGAGACTGGCGCCGTCGAAGAGCTACGCCGAGAGCCGACCCGCGACGACGAGGCGGTCCTCCGGCGGTTCGCCGACGAGTACGTCCCCGCCGGAACGGGACCGACCATGCGGCTCGTGGACTGTCTGTACACCAACACGCCCGATCGGGATTTCCTGCTCGATAGGCACCCCGACCACGACAACGTCGTCGTCGGCGCCGGCTTCTCCGGCCACGGCTTCAAATTCGCGCCCGTCGTCGGCGAAATCCTCGCCGATCTGGCGATGGAGGGCACGACCGAACACCCGATCGACCGGTTCGCCATCCCGCGGTTCGACCGGTAG
- a CDS encoding NAD-dependent epimerase/dehydratase family protein translates to MQILVTGGAGFIGGHLAEQFVEAGHDVVVLDNLNEFYDTGLKERNVAAGRDASDRGGTYEFVEGDIRDADLVADLVGDADYIYHQAARAGVRSSVANPRLYDEVNVDGTLNVLDAARDGGIERVVVASSSSVYGKPRYLPYDEEHPTTPVSPYGASKLAGERYACAYAEVYDLPVVALRYFTVYGPRMRPNMAISNFVSRCTNGDPPVVYGDGTQTRDFTYIDDVVEANLTLLETDAADGEAVNIGSTDTIEIRTLAEVVRDQLAPDLDLTFAERHDADAEHTHADTSKARELLGYEPSHTIREGVGKFVEWYRANREWYEPLVLNS, encoded by the coding sequence ATGCAGATACTCGTCACGGGGGGTGCGGGCTTCATCGGCGGTCACCTCGCGGAGCAGTTCGTCGAAGCGGGCCACGACGTCGTCGTCCTCGACAATCTGAACGAGTTCTACGACACGGGGCTCAAGGAACGGAACGTCGCCGCTGGACGGGACGCGTCCGACCGTGGCGGCACGTACGAGTTCGTGGAGGGCGACATCCGGGATGCGGACCTCGTCGCGGACCTCGTCGGCGACGCGGACTACATCTATCACCAGGCCGCCCGTGCCGGCGTCCGATCCAGCGTCGCGAACCCACGGCTCTACGACGAAGTGAACGTCGATGGGACGCTGAACGTCCTCGACGCGGCCCGGGATGGGGGGATCGAACGCGTCGTCGTCGCGAGTTCGTCCTCGGTCTACGGCAAACCCCGATATCTCCCCTACGACGAGGAGCACCCGACGACGCCCGTCAGCCCCTACGGCGCGTCGAAATTGGCCGGCGAGCGCTACGCCTGTGCCTACGCCGAGGTGTACGACCTCCCCGTCGTTGCCCTGCGCTACTTCACCGTCTACGGGCCGCGCATGCGCCCGAACATGGCCATCTCCAACTTCGTCTCCCGCTGTACGAACGGCGACCCGCCCGTCGTCTACGGCGACGGCACCCAGACCCGCGATTTCACGTATATCGACGACGTGGTCGAAGCGAATCTGACGCTACTGGAGACGGACGCCGCCGACGGCGAAGCCGTCAACATCGGCAGTACCGACACCATCGAGATCCGAACCCTCGCCGAAGTGGTGCGCGATCAGTTGGCGCCCGACCTCGATCTGACGTTCGCCGAGCGCCACGACGCCGACGCCGAACACACCCACGCGGACACGTCGAAAGCCCGCGAGTTGCTGGGCTACGAGCCCTCGCATACGATCCGCGAGGGCGTCGGGAAGTTCGTCGAGTGGTATCGGGCGAACCGCGAGTGGTACGAACCGCTCGTCCTGAACTCCTGA
- a CDS encoding glycerophosphodiester phosphodiesterase, with translation MRLIAHRGFDEQYSANTVAAIERAVPHADMVELDIRRCASGELVVAHDTLIDVGIDGVEQVDELTASELAALDAHDGEGVRTLDVVLDAIPAEVGVNLEVKEPDVTEQAFEMATSVPHEVIISSFDPDALRGVHPGDDTNVELGYVIGATPGDDLSVAMDLGCAFVHPNAWLCLLTGVVADAHDAGLAVNAWTVDSRPGAWALSWRGVDGLIASSPHVTGWLD, from the coding sequence ATGCGGCTCATCGCCCATCGCGGTTTCGATGAGCAGTACTCCGCGAACACGGTCGCGGCTATCGAACGGGCGGTCCCACACGCCGACATGGTCGAACTCGATATTCGCCGGTGTGCGTCGGGTGAACTCGTCGTCGCACACGACACCCTCATCGACGTCGGCATCGACGGCGTGGAGCAGGTAGACGAACTGACCGCTTCGGAGCTCGCCGCCCTCGACGCCCACGACGGCGAGGGTGTCCGGACGCTCGATGTCGTTCTCGACGCGATCCCCGCCGAGGTAGGTGTCAATCTCGAGGTGAAAGAGCCCGATGTCACCGAGCAGGCCTTCGAGATGGCCACCTCGGTACCCCACGAGGTCATCATCTCGTCGTTCGACCCCGACGCACTCCGTGGCGTTCACCCCGGAGACGACACGAACGTGGAACTGGGCTACGTCATCGGGGCGACGCCCGGCGACGACCTCTCGGTCGCGATGGATCTCGGTTGCGCGTTCGTGCACCCGAATGCGTGGTTGTGTCTGCTGACCGGCGTCGTCGCCGACGCCCACGACGCGGGACTGGCGGTCAACGCGTGGACCGTCGATTCGAGACCCGGGGCGTGGGCCCTCTCGTGGCGCGGCGTCGACGGACTCATCGCGAGTTCGCCCCACGTGACGGGGTGGCTCGATTAA
- a CDS encoding Rossmann-fold NAD(P)-binding domain-containing protein — protein MSERQPVELRFLSQEATLDAGIVEMDRCVETMASVFDLYNRGQVLMGNPGEHMHGHVTTFPGNLENADTFDADRIFCDVRGNALEFAERVDWEVMNRLGAAVDYGLGLDIDRTDLRTLHELVGGADTAPTEGRSTLYSPGLPMEDVAWTNEVYENAKAAGLGRTPTMFEEPYFTKPY, from the coding sequence ATGTCGGAGCGACAGCCTGTCGAGCTACGCTTCTTATCACAGGAGGCGACGCTCGACGCCGGTATCGTCGAGATGGATCGATGCGTCGAGACGATGGCGTCCGTCTTCGACCTCTACAACCGCGGTCAGGTGCTCATGGGGAACCCCGGCGAACATATGCACGGACACGTGACGACCTTCCCCGGTAACTTGGAAAACGCCGACACGTTCGACGCCGACCGGATTTTTTGTGACGTTCGTGGGAACGCGCTGGAGTTCGCCGAGCGGGTCGACTGGGAGGTGATGAACCGGCTGGGCGCCGCCGTCGACTACGGCCTCGGGCTCGATATCGACCGCACCGATCTGCGGACGCTCCACGAACTCGTCGGTGGCGCGGATACGGCGCCGACGGAGGGGCGGTCGACACTCTACTCGCCGGGGCTCCCGATGGAGGACGTGGCGTGGACGAACGAGGTGTACGAAAACGCGAAAGCCGCCGGACTCGGACGGACGCCGACGATGTTCGAGGAGCCGTACTTCACCAAGCCCTACTGA
- a CDS encoding sugar phosphate nucleotidyltransferase, with protein MQAIVPAAGEGTRLRPLTAERPKGLVEVAGRPILTHVFESLRAAGIDDIVVVVGYRGDDIVDYYVDRFRDVSLTYAWQTERLGLGHAVSAAGGYVAGDVVVWNGDNVGDVALSGLIERRRATDAAATLLVDEVGRERASEGAVFIVDDGEVVGVVEKPDAPPSTLIPRGVFVFSDRLFEALDRIEPSARGEYELTDAIDLLVAEGARVETVRLDGWLVNVNTTADIERASARLDGGPGERARDEPPNGTDT; from the coding sequence ATGCAGGCTATCGTCCCCGCGGCCGGCGAGGGCACGCGGCTCCGGCCGCTGACGGCGGAGCGACCGAAGGGCCTCGTCGAGGTGGCCGGGCGGCCGATACTGACACACGTCTTCGAGTCGCTCCGGGCGGCGGGAATCGACGACATCGTCGTCGTGGTCGGCTACCGCGGCGACGACATCGTCGACTACTACGTCGACCGCTTTCGGGACGTATCCCTGACCTACGCGTGGCAGACCGAGCGCCTCGGCCTCGGCCACGCCGTCTCGGCCGCGGGGGGATACGTTGCCGGCGACGTGGTGGTGTGGAACGGCGACAACGTCGGCGACGTGGCCCTGTCGGGGCTGATCGAGCGCCGTCGGGCGACCGACGCGGCCGCGACGTTGCTCGTCGACGAGGTGGGGCGCGAGCGGGCGAGCGAGGGCGCCGTCTTCATCGTCGACGACGGCGAGGTGGTGGGCGTAGTCGAGAAACCCGACGCCCCGCCGTCGACGCTGATTCCGCGGGGCGTGTTCGTTTTCTCCGACCGGCTCTTCGAGGCGTTGGACCGCATCGAGCCCTCGGCGCGCGGCGAGTACGAACTCACCGACGCCATCGATCTGTTGGTCGCCGAGGGCGCGCGTGTGGAGACGGTCCGGCTGGACGGCTGGCTGGTGAACGTGAACACGACGGCGGACATCGAGCGGGCGAGCGCGCGACTCGACGGCGGGCCAGGGGAGCGGGCACGTGACGAACCGCCGAACGGGACGGATACTTAA
- a CDS encoding universal stress protein, translating to MVVLAAIDDTDGAATVLDEAGRLAADIGEDLHAVHIIERSELVDVLEKEVEGQSFSENYEVQKVGENIVARAADPSRPEPSVSVRVGDPGGEIMACAEELGARYVVLGGRQRSPTGKALFGSVAQKVLINSLVPVLSVSVD from the coding sequence ATGGTAGTTCTGGCAGCAATCGACGATACGGACGGCGCGGCAACCGTACTCGACGAGGCGGGACGGCTCGCAGCCGATATCGGCGAGGATCTGCACGCGGTGCACATCATCGAGCGGTCCGAACTCGTCGACGTCCTGGAAAAGGAGGTGGAGGGACAGTCCTTCAGCGAGAACTACGAGGTCCAGAAAGTGGGCGAGAACATCGTCGCCCGGGCGGCCGATCCGTCGAGGCCGGAACCCTCCGTCTCGGTCCGCGTCGGTGATCCGGGTGGCGAGATCATGGCGTGTGCCGAGGAACTGGGGGCGCGGTACGTCGTCCTCGGCGGGCGACAGCGCTCGCCGACGGGGAAGGCGCTGTTCGGGAGCGTCGCACAGAAGGTGCTCATCAACTCGCTGGTGCCGGTGCTCAGCGTCTCGGTGGACTGA
- a CDS encoding DUF7501 family protein gives MAASETWTDPNQCPFCGQALPSPGEGFVRHLDESEACDGAYGVWRQRVADDIGGGWSG, from the coding sequence ATGGCAGCCAGCGAAACGTGGACGGACCCGAACCAGTGCCCGTTCTGTGGACAAGCACTCCCGTCCCCCGGCGAGGGGTTCGTGAGACACCTCGACGAGAGCGAGGCGTGCGACGGGGCGTACGGCGTCTGGCGCCAGCGAGTCGCCGACGATATCGGCGGTGGCTGGTCGGGCTGA
- a CDS encoding aldehyde dehydrogenase family protein, with protein MTDTQYQYIDGEWTDGDGNELVVRNPASPDETVVSFPAATGAQATRALAAADEASGAWGASTPDERETVLYDAADRVEANLDRLAETLTLEEGKPISSSRGEVARAAEILRFFASYTRTATGDTVPSTDPETFTYTVREPLGVVSLITPWNFPIATPTWKVAAALASGNAVVLKPSSETPTIAKRLVEILAAAGVPDGALSLVVGPGSTVGDELITDERVDGISFTGSTGTGTHISTTAAERGVPVQTEMGGKNPQVVLPDADIDAAADAAVAGAFGLTGQACTATSRLLVHEAVADRVTEAVVDRAESLSVGPGMADPDMGPAVSADQDETNFEYVSIAREEGATLLTGGGRPAEPESGYFIEPTVVTDVESSMRIAQEEVFGPVLSIIEVADFDEAIRVANDVAFGLSASVFTADMARWREFVDRIEAGVIKVNGTTSGSQIQMPFGGMKASSSETAKELGQRAYEFYTHEKSVYRTDP; from the coding sequence ATGACCGACACACAGTATCAGTACATCGACGGCGAATGGACGGATGGCGACGGGAACGAGCTGGTGGTCCGGAATCCGGCGTCGCCGGACGAGACGGTCGTCTCGTTTCCGGCGGCGACCGGTGCACAGGCGACGCGGGCGCTGGCCGCGGCCGACGAGGCCAGCGGGGCGTGGGGGGCGTCGACACCCGACGAGCGGGAGACGGTGCTTTACGACGCGGCGGACCGGGTGGAGGCGAACCTCGACAGGCTCGCGGAGACGCTCACGCTGGAGGAGGGCAAACCGATCTCGTCGAGTCGCGGGGAAGTGGCCCGTGCAGCGGAGATTCTGCGCTTTTTCGCCAGCTACACCCGCACCGCGACCGGCGACACCGTGCCGTCGACCGACCCCGAGACGTTCACGTATACGGTTCGGGAACCGCTCGGCGTCGTCTCGCTGATCACGCCGTGGAATTTCCCCATCGCGACGCCGACGTGGAAGGTCGCGGCGGCGCTCGCCTCGGGGAACGCCGTCGTCCTCAAGCCCTCCTCGGAGACGCCGACGATCGCGAAGCGCCTCGTCGAGATCCTCGCGGCGGCCGGCGTCCCCGACGGCGCCCTCAGCCTCGTCGTCGGCCCGGGATCGACCGTCGGCGACGAACTGATCACCGACGAACGCGTCGACGGCATCTCGTTTACGGGGTCGACGGGAACCGGGACGCACATCTCGACGACGGCCGCGGAGCGAGGGGTGCCGGTCCAGACCGAGATGGGGGGCAAGAACCCGCAGGTCGTGCTTCCGGACGCGGACATCGACGCCGCCGCCGACGCGGCCGTCGCCGGGGCGTTCGGGCTGACCGGGCAGGCGTGTACCGCGACCAGCCGGCTGCTCGTCCACGAAGCGGTGGCCGACCGGGTGACCGAAGCCGTCGTCGACCGTGCCGAGTCGCTCTCGGTCGGCCCCGGGATGGCTGATCCGGACATGGGGCCGGCCGTCTCCGCCGACCAGGACGAGACGAACTTCGAGTACGTCTCCATCGCACGCGAGGAGGGCGCGACGCTTCTGACCGGTGGAGGTCGACCGGCCGAACCGGAGTCGGGCTACTTCATCGAGCCGACGGTGGTCACCGACGTGGAGTCCTCGATGCGAATCGCCCAGGAGGAGGTGTTCGGGCCGGTCCTCTCGATCATCGAGGTGGCCGACTTCGACGAGGCGATCCGCGTCGCGAACGACGTGGCGTTCGGCCTCTCGGCGAGCGTCTTCACCGCCGATATGGCGCGGTGGCGCGAGTTCGTCGACCGGATCGAGGCCGGCGTGATCAAGGTGAACGGGACGACGAGCGGCTCCCAGATCCAGATGCCGTTCGGCGGGATGAAGGCGTCGTCGTCGGAGACGGCAAAGGAACTCGGCCAGCGGGCCTACGAGTTCTACACCCACGAGAAGTCGGTCTACCGGACCGATCCGTAG